In one window of Henckelia pumila isolate YLH828 chromosome 1, ASM3356847v2, whole genome shotgun sequence DNA:
- the LOC140870765 gene encoding uncharacterized protein, with product MHYRYHHKMSRKGYIGLEAELREKNIIAEDEEVDRSILWRKAREDKSGIITSPDTSEVAEKIDDLLEKKEKGEFKVSGMNDVLTTVLGSQEHHGRVQGVGGFVKPHVFF from the exons ATGCACTATAGATATCACCACAAAATGTCTCGTAAGGGTTACATCGGATTGGAGGCTGAACTG AGGGAGAAAAACATAATTGCTGAAGACGAAGAAGTTGATAGATCGATTCTTTGGCGTAAAGCTCGTGAAGACAAATCTGGAATCATTACGAGTCCGGACACATCAGAAGTTGCTGAAAAAATT GATGACTTATTGGAGAAAAAGGAAAAAGGAGAATTCAAGGTTTCTGGAATGAATGATGTTTTAACCACTGTCTTAGGAAGTCAGGAACACCATGGAAGGGTTCAAGGTGTGGGAGGATTTGTAAAACCTCACGTTTTTTTTTAA